The following proteins come from a genomic window of Paenibacillus wynnii:
- the lipA gene encoding lipoyl synthase: protein MNKAAKQPKPDWIKIKLTTGDNYQDIKGMMRSKTLHTVCEEARCPNIYECWANRTATFMILGDICTRACRFCAVNTGMPTELDLEEPERVAEAAEGMNLRHCVVTSVARDDLKDGGSTIFAETVAAIRRRLPLCTVEVLIPDFLGDRDSLEIVMNSNPDILNHNIETVERMSDRVRAKAKYRRSLELLRSAKEIKPDIPTKSSIMLGVGEEWDEILQAMDDLRAVDCDILTLGQYLQPSPKHLDVEKYYHPDEFARLKEEGMKRGFSHVESGPLVRSSYHAHEQVKSAAQRREERIISG, encoded by the coding sequence ATCAATAAAGCCGCTAAACAACCAAAGCCGGATTGGATTAAAATCAAGCTTACAACCGGTGATAATTATCAGGATATTAAAGGTATGATGCGTTCCAAAACTTTACATACCGTATGTGAGGAAGCTCGATGCCCGAACATCTATGAATGCTGGGCGAATCGGACAGCTACTTTTATGATTCTTGGTGATATTTGTACCCGTGCTTGCCGTTTCTGTGCAGTGAATACAGGGATGCCCACTGAGTTGGATCTGGAGGAACCGGAACGCGTAGCCGAAGCGGCTGAAGGGATGAATCTCCGCCATTGTGTTGTGACAAGTGTAGCCCGTGATGATTTGAAGGACGGCGGTTCGACTATTTTTGCTGAAACCGTAGCTGCTATTCGCAGACGTCTTCCGCTTTGCACGGTAGAAGTGTTGATTCCTGATTTTTTGGGAGACCGTGATAGCTTAGAAATTGTAATGAACAGTAATCCGGATATTCTGAATCATAATATTGAGACGGTGGAACGGATGTCGGACCGGGTTCGGGCCAAAGCCAAATACCGTCGCTCTCTGGAGCTCCTGCGCAGTGCCAAAGAGATTAAACCGGACATCCCAACGAAATCAAGTATCATGCTTGGTGTTGGCGAGGAATGGGACGAGATTTTACAAGCAATGGATGATTTACGGGCGGTGGATTGTGATATTTTGACTCTAGGTCAATATTTGCAGCCTTCTCCAAAGCACTTGGATGTGGAGAAATACTATCATCCAGATGAATTTGCCCGTTTGAAGGAAGAAGGAATGAAGCGGGGCTTCAGCCACGTTGAGTCTGGACCGCTTGTCCGTAGCTCCTATCACGCGCACGAGCAGGTTAAATCTGCTGCCCAGCGCCGTGAAGAGCGTATAATCTCGGGTTAA
- a CDS encoding M23 family metallopeptidase, giving the protein MSLFKRLILKRSLVSLSAAAILFGCFDISTLKAAGSSTPQAADSIKSPNSQSDVFTSRKELYEQMSAVTGIPWFRLAAIDQYERTIAKKSKESPPDPGRLTGITIPAPVWCGPLNPDQDDKSAASISFFHGFGRDGSGDGMADPNNDIDLLYSMASHLMRYGNSPSDFSIATWEYYHYGRASLRITQFANLYEHFGQLDLSGNAFPLPLGKIYSYRSTWGTGRSWGGARIHEGTDLFTPHGMTVRSTCYGIVETKGWNRYGGWRVGIRDIDNRYHYYAHLAGYEKSLTQGMIVKPGQTIGWVGSSGYGKPGTQGKFPPHLHYGIYRDRGIIEWAFDPYPLLKQWENGERRALKKHK; this is encoded by the coding sequence GTGTCCCTTTTCAAGAGGCTTATACTAAAAAGGTCGCTGGTAAGCTTATCCGCAGCAGCAATCTTGTTTGGATGTTTTGATATTTCCACCTTAAAAGCGGCGGGTAGTTCCACTCCTCAGGCAGCTGACAGCATTAAGAGCCCTAACAGCCAAAGTGACGTTTTCACTTCCCGTAAGGAGCTGTACGAACAAATGTCTGCAGTCACCGGCATTCCTTGGTTCCGTTTAGCCGCCATCGATCAATATGAAAGAACAATCGCCAAAAAAAGTAAGGAGAGTCCTCCTGACCCCGGCCGCCTTACTGGAATTACAATCCCTGCTCCTGTGTGGTGCGGCCCGCTTAACCCTGATCAAGATGACAAGTCAGCCGCATCCATAAGTTTCTTTCATGGTTTTGGCCGGGATGGTTCTGGGGACGGCATGGCTGATCCCAATAATGATATTGATCTTTTATACAGCATGGCCAGCCACCTGATGCGATACGGTAATTCTCCAAGTGACTTCAGCATAGCCACCTGGGAATATTATCACTATGGACGGGCATCCCTGCGAATAACTCAGTTCGCGAATCTGTACGAGCATTTCGGGCAACTTGATCTATCCGGTAACGCCTTTCCACTGCCGCTCGGCAAAATTTACTCTTACCGAAGCACTTGGGGTACAGGCCGAAGCTGGGGGGGAGCCCGCATCCATGAAGGGACTGATCTATTCACGCCTCATGGAATGACGGTTCGCAGCACCTGTTACGGCATCGTTGAGACAAAGGGCTGGAATCGTTACGGCGGATGGCGTGTGGGTATTCGAGATATAGATAATCGATATCATTATTACGCCCATTTAGCTGGATACGAGAAGTCCCTGACTCAAGGAATGATTGTAAAACCAGGTCAAACGATTGGGTGGGTCGGCAGTTCCGGCTACGGAAAACCAGGCACGCAAGGGAAATTCCCCCCTCACCTCCATTATGGGATTTACCGGGACAGAGGAATCATTGAATGGGCATTTGATCCCTATCCCCTATTGAAGCAGTGGGAGAACGGCGAGCGCCGCGCGTTAAAGAAGCACAAGTAA
- a CDS encoding alpha/beta hydrolase, with product MDSCLFIHGFTGGVFEISPLSQYMEAHNYRSTTFTLKGHGGTKTDLLNSSRHDWQESAEEQLTKLLKENEGVHLIGFSTGALIASRLSVQYKARIKSLTLLSTPVFPLNPVEIIKTLGSFSMLKNYASKFGSTPPKATKEFQRMVHESFEIYPQIETPTLIVQGKRDHLVKTKSAAYLKETIMAPRKEVLIVDKSGHMVCHCEESDRILNEVLQFIQSVG from the coding sequence ATGGACAGCTGTTTGTTTATACACGGCTTTACAGGCGGAGTTTTCGAAATCTCACCCTTGTCCCAATATATGGAGGCTCATAATTACCGTTCTACTACATTTACATTGAAAGGACACGGTGGAACCAAGACGGATCTTCTCAATTCCAGCAGGCATGATTGGCAAGAAAGTGCTGAGGAGCAGTTAACAAAGCTTTTGAAAGAGAATGAAGGAGTTCATTTAATCGGATTTTCCACGGGTGCATTAATCGCTTCACGCCTTTCTGTACAATATAAAGCCCGGATCAAGTCCCTTACTTTACTATCCACGCCTGTATTTCCGCTAAATCCCGTAGAAATCATCAAGACGTTAGGCAGTTTCTCGATGCTTAAGAATTACGCCAGCAAATTTGGATCTACTCCACCCAAGGCTACTAAAGAGTTTCAGCGGATGGTTCATGAGAGCTTTGAAATCTACCCCCAAATTGAAACACCAACCCTAATCGTTCAGGGAAAACGTGACCATCTGGTTAAAACAAAAAGTGCTGCCTATCTGAAGGAAACCATTATGGCTCCCCGTAAAGAAGTGCTGATTGTAGACAAAAGTGGCCATATGGTGTGTCATTGCGAGGAGAGTGACCGAATTCTAAATGAAGTGCTACAATTTATTCAGAGTGTTGGATAA
- a CDS encoding YiiG family protein gives MRKLSFVIAIMLGAMLSACSAITSSVDQAPAGVTSGESKEIDKYNAYVGLNNLMTGRINEVLIHYFEKFGVDTQPVIEKNFSFIMLGVAETEREVVDKANGYTASQPAFANADPVVMKLTPVIKDLLSVLDDMKAYYDTRGYVDDDFAKGKQLHTKLVSANLAYEAVAKQYFTALQQMGNEQRLADLQKLKDSDQQIRYNALKFMIDAEATVIEMDAQGITAHNVLQLDMTKFKAKYDIMTADLSALMTISKDKKRIQKEGINSFSIENYVNSATEAKAAASKIIERINKKEPVSDSDLNGQFLNTTDGTPENFSYQLSKAVERYNEMN, from the coding sequence TTGAGAAAGCTATCATTCGTTATTGCCATTATGTTAGGTGCAATGTTGTCCGCTTGTTCTGCCATTACATCCAGCGTGGATCAAGCGCCTGCAGGCGTTACGTCCGGCGAGAGCAAAGAAATCGATAAATACAATGCGTATGTAGGGCTGAATAACTTGATGACAGGCAGAATCAATGAGGTTCTGATTCATTATTTCGAGAAGTTCGGAGTTGATACACAGCCTGTAATCGAGAAGAACTTCAGCTTCATCATGCTCGGCGTTGCTGAAACTGAGCGGGAAGTTGTTGATAAAGCGAACGGATATACCGCAAGCCAACCTGCTTTTGCGAACGCAGACCCCGTAGTGATGAAACTGACACCGGTCATCAAAGATCTGTTGTCCGTCCTGGACGATATGAAAGCCTACTATGATACAAGAGGCTACGTGGATGATGATTTCGCAAAAGGGAAACAGCTGCATACCAAGCTGGTAAGTGCCAATCTCGCTTACGAGGCTGTCGCTAAACAGTACTTCACGGCTTTGCAACAAATGGGGAACGAACAGCGTCTGGCTGACCTGCAAAAACTGAAGGATTCAGACCAGCAGATCAGGTACAATGCCTTGAAGTTCATGATAGATGCCGAGGCTACGGTCATTGAAATGGATGCGCAGGGAATCACCGCCCACAATGTGCTTCAGCTTGATATGACGAAGTTTAAAGCCAAATACGACATCATGACCGCAGATCTGAGTGCGCTCATGACAATCTCAAAAGACAAGAAGCGAATTCAAAAAGAAGGGATTAACAGCTTCAGTATCGAGAACTATGTTAATTCTGCCACTGAGGCAAAAGCGGCCGCTTCGAAAATCATTGAACGCATCAATAAGAAGGAACCTGTATCTGATTCTGACCTAAACGGCCAGTTCCTGAACACTACGGATGGTACACCTGAGAACTTCAGTTATCAGCTAAGCAAGGCAGTCGAACGATATAATGAAATGAATTAA
- a CDS encoding DUF4180 domain-containing protein yields the protein MNVRIDQKNGSKVAIIESSEILIRNVQDALDLMASIKHIHDSNKIVIRQSNITEEFFELKTRLAGNILQKYVNYHTKLAVLGNFEVYNSNSLRDSIYECNKGEQVFFLEDEQSAIQVLHSLH from the coding sequence ATGAATGTAAGAATCGATCAGAAAAATGGTTCAAAGGTAGCCATTATAGAAAGTTCCGAGATATTAATCCGAAATGTCCAGGATGCTTTGGATTTAATGGCATCCATCAAACATATTCATGATAGCAATAAAATTGTTATTCGCCAATCGAACATTACGGAGGAATTTTTCGAATTAAAGACAAGATTAGCGGGTAATATTCTACAGAAATACGTGAACTATCATACTAAGTTGGCTGTTCTGGGCAATTTCGAAGTGTATAACAGTAATAGTCTTAGAGATTCTATATACGAATGCAACAAAGGGGAGCAGGTTTTCTTTCTTGAAGATGAACAGTCAGCTATTCAAGTTCTACACTCGTTACACTAA
- the yunB gene encoding sporulation protein YunB, whose amino-acid sequence MARTKKWGSRIRIPRFSWDGIPTGRKSAFKARRSSTGKKLYGGRFEAKRQKRKLWGSRQEGTLTTPSLSKRKPRSRRKIWLIVSLLLLLAVLQSIRYVERHLKPPIVHLAQIRVKQIATESINKAITSQVANGGNAEQLIDWKTDKNGKISGFMLNYGEHMRITSQAAEVIQTTLQQLHNKKEYIPLGQALGSPLIASFGPDIPIKIEPQGAVKVELNTRQQNAGINMILVEVFIHIVTEVAVVIPFDIEPQIVDTEIPISYLMVVGDVPMYYYDNQGQPVGENGISAPGISIPGLQKEKDGTTEGSVTSTAEPETVPEPEPEPEKAGNAVSEEISSTE is encoded by the coding sequence ATGGCCAGAACTAAGAAATGGGGAAGCCGGATCCGGATTCCCCGATTTAGCTGGGATGGGATTCCCACAGGGAGAAAGTCGGCCTTCAAGGCGCGCCGCAGTTCAACAGGTAAAAAGCTTTATGGCGGACGTTTTGAAGCCAAAAGACAAAAACGCAAGCTATGGGGCAGTCGCCAGGAAGGTACTCTTACTACTCCAAGCCTATCTAAACGCAAGCCGCGCAGCCGACGAAAGATATGGCTAATCGTCTCTTTACTACTCCTTCTGGCGGTGCTGCAAAGTATCCGCTATGTGGAGAGACATTTAAAACCCCCTATTGTGCATCTGGCCCAAATCCGGGTTAAACAGATTGCTACAGAGTCTATTAACAAAGCCATCACTTCACAAGTTGCCAATGGAGGAAATGCCGAGCAGTTGATTGATTGGAAGACCGATAAGAACGGCAAGATATCGGGGTTCATGCTTAATTACGGTGAGCATATGCGTATTACCTCGCAAGCGGCTGAAGTTATTCAGACTACACTTCAACAGCTACATAATAAGAAAGAGTATATTCCCCTCGGTCAAGCACTAGGCAGTCCCCTGATTGCTTCTTTCGGCCCTGATATTCCAATTAAAATTGAACCGCAAGGGGCGGTAAAGGTAGAGTTGAACACCCGTCAGCAGAATGCCGGAATCAATATGATTTTAGTTGAGGTGTTTATTCATATCGTGACTGAGGTTGCCGTAGTGATTCCCTTTGATATAGAGCCACAGATTGTGGATACGGAAATCCCGATATCTTATCTGATGGTGGTCGGTGATGTTCCCATGTACTATTATGACAATCAGGGTCAACCTGTTGGAGAAAATGGAATTAGTGCGCCGGGAATATCTATACCTGGTCTGCAAAAGGAAAAAGATGGTACCACCGAAGGCAGTGTTACAAGTACAGCGGAACCGGAAACGGTGCCGGAGCCGGAGCCGGAGCCGGAGAAAGCCGGTAACGCAGTGTCTGAAGAAATTAGCAGCACCGAATAA
- a CDS encoding TVP38/TMEM64 family protein yields the protein MTETLNEWIDWLLQTLGLTGPSILFVTIPLAMLQSLFGFFPFAILIVLHVSVFNVIGGMLISWLACNLGGILVYFFFRRYLFHWFDRKWGSRLKRYDKWQRYLDRYGIWTLVLLRTVPIIPNNIINFMSAVSPLPNSSFIWGTVLGNLSYIWLFGTLSSSLIVPKEQWETYLTWYAIFCVILIGVFIRRHWGHLQEDKRSRMT from the coding sequence GTGACAGAGACCCTAAATGAATGGATTGATTGGCTGCTGCAAACGTTAGGTCTCACTGGACCATCTATTTTGTTTGTTACCATTCCACTGGCTATGCTTCAAAGTCTCTTTGGATTTTTTCCATTCGCCATACTAATCGTACTCCACGTCTCGGTTTTTAACGTAATTGGGGGGATGCTGATCAGCTGGCTGGCTTGCAACTTGGGCGGGATACTGGTGTATTTCTTTTTCCGGCGTTATCTGTTCCATTGGTTTGACCGCAAATGGGGCTCACGTCTGAAGCGTTATGATAAATGGCAGCGTTATTTGGACCGCTACGGTATATGGACACTGGTACTTCTGCGTACGGTTCCCATAATCCCTAATAATATTATCAACTTTATGTCGGCGGTATCACCCCTCCCAAATTCTTCCTTCATATGGGGGACAGTGCTCGGTAACCTCTCGTACATCTGGCTTTTCGGAACTCTTAGTTCAAGCTTGATCGTTCCAAAAGAACAGTGGGAGACTTATCTTACTTGGTACGCTATATTTTGTGTAATTCTAATTGGGGTCTTTATCCGCAGACATTGGGGTCATTTGCAGGAGGACAAACGCAGCAGAATGACCTAA
- a CDS encoding glycine betaine ABC transporter substrate-binding protein translates to MLNKKSGVIMLLLLMVVAVLAGCSSAEKKDKVKLAYVAWDSEIASTNVVKEVLESKLGLEVEMLQVDAGPMWAGIADGSADAMVAAWLPGTHASYIEKYGKDIEDLGANLEGTKIGLAVPTYMDINSIEDLSNDTTGATLDHKIIGIEPGAGIMMASEKALAEYGLSDYTLVESSSAAMAQELKKAYDNNESIVVTGWTPHWMFANMDLKYLEDPKGVYGGDEQIHTMVRKGLNKDMPKMYKFMDQFQWTPEDMATVMVAIQGGQSPEEAAKVWVDGNPDKVNEWLAGIE, encoded by the coding sequence ATGTTAAATAAGAAATCAGGAGTTATTATGTTACTATTGTTGATGGTGGTAGCCGTGCTTGCCGGATGTTCATCTGCTGAGAAAAAGGATAAGGTGAAGTTGGCCTATGTAGCTTGGGATTCCGAAATTGCCAGTACGAATGTAGTAAAGGAAGTTCTCGAATCCAAGCTTGGACTTGAGGTGGAAATGCTGCAGGTTGATGCAGGTCCGATGTGGGCTGGTATTGCGGATGGAAGTGCTGATGCTATGGTAGCTGCTTGGCTGCCGGGAACACATGCCTCTTATATAGAGAAATATGGCAAAGATATCGAAGATCTAGGGGCAAATTTGGAAGGAACAAAGATTGGGCTTGCTGTTCCTACTTATATGGATATCAACTCTATTGAGGACTTAAGCAATGATACAACAGGTGCTACTCTGGATCATAAGATTATCGGTATTGAACCAGGTGCAGGGATCATGATGGCCTCGGAAAAAGCTCTTGCTGAATATGGCTTGAGTGACTATACGCTGGTGGAAAGCTCCTCAGCGGCTATGGCACAAGAACTTAAAAAGGCATATGATAACAATGAGAGCATTGTCGTTACCGGTTGGACTCCACACTGGATGTTTGCGAATATGGATCTGAAATATTTAGAGGATCCAAAGGGAGTATATGGTGGTGATGAGCAGATCCATACGATGGTCCGCAAAGGGCTGAATAAGGACATGCCGAAGATGTATAAGTTTATGGATCAATTTCAGTGGACACCCGAAGATATGGCTACGGTAATGGTTGCCATCCAGGGCGGACAATCACCAGAAGAAGCTGCAAAGGTCTGGGTAGATGGTAATCCAGACAAGGTTAACGAATGGTTAGCTGGTATTGAATAG
- a CDS encoding ABC transporter permease: MNLPKIPLGSGVEWIENWLTTYFGTFFDIIHAIIGGMVGGIEAALIFLPSLILIALIAALAYWIGKWRMALFTIIGLLLIDNLGLWGPTMQSLALVLTASILAVLIGVPVGILCAQSNGVKNTVTPLLDFMQTMPAFVYLLPAVSFFSLGVVPGVIASIIFAIPPTIRLTNLGIRQVSEELVEAADAFGSTPTQKLIKLQLPIAMPTIMAGINQTIMLSLSMVVISSMIGAQGVGALVYRAVSQAKTGAGFEAGIAIVIIAILLDRLTQNALKPKQR, from the coding sequence ATGAATCTTCCTAAGATACCACTAGGGAGTGGAGTTGAGTGGATAGAGAACTGGTTGACCACGTATTTCGGAACATTTTTTGATATTATTCACGCCATTATTGGCGGGATGGTTGGTGGGATCGAAGCTGCGCTTATATTTTTACCGTCACTAATTCTTATTGCTCTAATTGCTGCTTTGGCCTATTGGATTGGAAAATGGAGAATGGCGTTGTTTACAATCATTGGACTACTGTTAATCGATAATTTGGGTCTATGGGGGCCTACAATGCAATCTCTAGCCCTAGTATTGACAGCCTCGATTCTTGCAGTGCTCATTGGTGTTCCGGTTGGCATTTTATGCGCACAAAGTAATGGAGTGAAAAACACAGTTACCCCCCTTCTGGACTTTATGCAGACGATGCCTGCTTTTGTATATTTATTGCCGGCGGTCTCCTTTTTCTCGCTTGGTGTGGTGCCCGGAGTCATTGCTTCTATTATATTTGCAATCCCGCCCACGATTCGCTTAACTAACCTAGGTATTCGTCAGGTCTCAGAGGAACTTGTGGAAGCAGCGGATGCATTCGGATCAACACCCACTCAAAAGCTGATTAAGCTGCAGCTTCCTATTGCTATGCCGACGATTATGGCGGGTATTAATCAGACCATTATGCTATCTCTGTCGATGGTAGTTATATCTTCTATGATTGGTGCACAGGGTGTAGGTGCATTAGTATACCGTGCTGTTTCACAAGCTAAGACAGGTGCTGGCTTTGAGGCAGGTATTGCTATAGTTATTATCGCTATTTTATTGGATCGATTAACACAAAATGCTTTAAAACCAAAACAAAGATAG
- a CDS encoding quaternary amine ABC transporter ATP-binding protein gives MSIIEVKQLTKIFGSEGRRALPLLEQGWSKEKIAKEVKLTVGVNKAEFSIEEGEIFVIMGLSGSGKSTLVRLLNRLIEPTDGQVLFKGKDVVKMNPEQLRQFRRKNIGMVFQKFALFPHRSVLANAEYGLEVQGIEKKKRKELAMKALELVGLGGWENHRPDQLSGGMQQRVGLARGLANDPDILLMDEAFSALDPLIRKDMQQELLELQARMKKTIVFITHDLDEALRIGDRIALMKDGVIVQIGTPEEILIQPANKYVERFVEDVDLSKVLTAAHVMIPPEMIRPERGPRVALQLMRDNGVSSLYVVDKEMKLQGLITADDAALALKQNQTIHDVLRSDIPQVHPDALLNDLFEMMSEIHLPVAVVDESNRLKGIVIKGAVLSALAGNAVLEGGMLR, from the coding sequence ATGTCTATTATTGAAGTAAAACAGCTTACTAAGATTTTTGGTTCCGAAGGGAGACGAGCGCTTCCATTATTAGAGCAAGGTTGGTCTAAAGAGAAAATTGCCAAAGAAGTCAAGCTTACCGTTGGTGTAAATAAAGCCGAATTCAGTATCGAAGAAGGCGAAATTTTTGTCATTATGGGATTATCAGGGAGCGGCAAGTCCACTCTTGTACGTCTATTGAACCGATTGATTGAGCCTACAGACGGACAGGTCCTTTTTAAAGGAAAAGATGTTGTCAAGATGAACCCGGAGCAGTTGCGTCAATTCCGTCGAAAAAATATCGGTATGGTCTTTCAGAAGTTTGCTTTGTTCCCTCATAGAAGTGTTCTTGCTAATGCGGAGTACGGGTTAGAAGTACAGGGGATAGAGAAAAAGAAAAGAAAAGAACTGGCCATGAAAGCCCTTGAGCTCGTAGGTCTGGGCGGGTGGGAGAACCATCGCCCTGATCAACTTAGCGGAGGGATGCAGCAGCGAGTAGGGCTCGCACGAGGTCTTGCCAATGATCCAGACATACTCTTAATGGATGAGGCATTCAGCGCACTGGATCCTCTGATTCGTAAAGATATGCAGCAGGAACTGCTCGAGCTGCAGGCCCGTATGAAAAAGACGATCGTTTTTATTACACATGACTTGGATGAGGCACTGCGGATTGGTGATCGCATTGCTCTTATGAAAGATGGTGTTATTGTGCAAATCGGTACACCGGAGGAAATCCTTATCCAGCCTGCCAACAAATATGTAGAACGGTTTGTGGAAGATGTGGACTTATCTAAAGTTCTCACAGCAGCTCACGTTATGATTCCACCGGAAATGATCAGACCCGAGCGTGGACCCCGCGTTGCTCTTCAGCTCATGCGGGATAATGGTGTATCCAGTCTATATGTGGTGGATAAGGAAATGAAGCTGCAAGGTTTGATAACAGCTGATGATGCAGCGTTGGCGCTGAAGCAAAATCAAACCATCCACGATGTGTTACGTAGCGACATTCCTCAAGTTCATCCGGATGCGCTGCTGAATGACCTGTTTGAAATGATGTCGGAGATTCACTTGCCAGTAGCTGTTGTAGACGAATCCAATCGATTAAAAGGCATTGTTATCAAAGGAGCCGTTCTATCTGCGTTAGCTGGGAATGCTGTACTGGAAGGAGGGATGTTGAGATGA
- a CDS encoding GbsR/MarR family transcriptional regulator, which produces MNDLNGLSPEQIERISKARERVIDSIGKNMDLYGITLSIGHLYGYMYFNQGPVTLDELSQSMEMSKTSMSTGVRTLLDLKMIDKVWGKGTRKDLFEVIPDWHQNFSDFFSIKWRKAVEGNMIALSKSLQEISAMKLDFAGDEGIAALLSTDEEKIGEAMKYYRWLLKLIEALESGKIFDLIPKEE; this is translated from the coding sequence ATGAACGATTTAAATGGGCTTTCGCCCGAACAGATAGAGAGAATCAGCAAAGCACGTGAGCGTGTGATTGATTCCATTGGGAAGAACATGGATTTATATGGGATTACATTATCTATTGGTCATCTATATGGTTATATGTATTTCAATCAGGGACCCGTTACCCTCGACGAGCTCAGCCAAAGCATGGAGATGAGTAAGACTTCTATGAGCACCGGGGTGCGAACATTGCTGGATCTAAAGATGATTGATAAGGTTTGGGGGAAAGGCACCCGTAAGGACTTATTCGAGGTGATACCTGATTGGCATCAGAACTTTAGCGATTTTTTCTCCATTAAATGGAGAAAGGCTGTTGAGGGGAACATGATTGCACTATCGAAGTCACTTCAAGAGATTAGTGCTATGAAATTAGATTTTGCCGGGGATGAGGGTATTGCTGCCCTTTTAAGTACCGATGAGGAAAAGATTGGGGAAGCGATGAAATATTACCGCTGGTTGCTGAAGCTAATTGAGGCGTTAGAGAGCGGGAAAATTTTCGATTTGATCCCTAAGGAAGAGTAG